The nucleotide window ggggtCCTTGTCTAAACAATACTTGGTAATATTTTGCCTTTAAATATCTGCAATTAgtattgttgatttttgttttaaagataAACAGTGCAACTATGATTAAATATATGTTTGGATTAGATAAGTTATGATACGATATATCATTGTAATATGAGAACAAATTGAATTGATAACTAGGCCTACCGTCATGTGGCATttcgaaaaaaatatatatcaaatttatagtggaaatcacaatattttatttcaatcaaccaattttatttatcattatttttttatgtacaCGTTGTTAAGAAGTGAGAGCACGGCGTTTATAACTTGGGCTAAATATGTACTACACGTGTTGTTGTTACGCGctcattaaagaaaaaatgaaagcattataaatcaattcaatgttaggaaatacaaaatttcattattcatattgaaagttcatttattttttatctttaaaattttaGTACATTTACTTTACCATGCATTAGGTAAAAACTTATGCCTGTACATGATAAAAagatgaaggtcagttggtgtgAGTGTGTATTAAATATTTGAAGACCAGAACGGAATGCATATGTTGTAGGCCTACATGTAACCGTGCTTAGCTTCGATACAACTATCTATCGCAGTTTATCTAGGTCTCTGTCCAAATGCCCTTTCTAAAAAAAAAGTACATGGACTCTTTTATGGCAAAGTGCTTGcgccgacaaaaaatatccaCGTCTTTTCCAACATACCTTctttcgaaaattgaaaaaaaaacactcaGTCTGAATCCtttctactgacagcaagtacacccttaaacggcacaaaataccttaatccagtgttatttacaagccgttaatgttaTAATTGGTTCTTTTGTCCATGAAATCtattttgtttatgaaatggctaacaactgttttgaaaccctctcgctcgaggtcgcatatgacgtcacacataatgacgcgtaaaatatcgaagtaagtatgcatatcgcaagttttgaatttcatcgctttcaaactccaAAACTACGTAAACTCTTTCATCTAAAACatatgtaaagtagttttaggcatgaaatgaattaattttgttgaaaaatttaaaacgttCAGAAACATgggatgtgtcctttaagtgtTGATAACAATTATCATTGGATGTAGTAGGAATTTGAATTCGCTTCACATTCCCATGTCACAAGACAAATCCAGGTAGTGTTGAATTACCTGAAGAATATTGCAATAAAAACGGGAAGCATCCCAGAACCTCGCTTGGAGTTTATCTCGTACGTGTAGAAATTATTTCTAACCTAGATTCATTTATTCAATTCATGGATACgaaaaatataatgataacaattgattgaatattgttggacgtccctctcgagaatatttcactcatatgaagacgtcactttgccggtgaaggtctgcaaaatgtaggtctattatcggcgcttatggcttttgagcagggagggatctttatcgtgcctcatttgctgtgacacgggacctcggtttttgtggtctcatctgaaggaccgccccatttactcGCCTATTACGACATGCTAGGAACTATACATAACGGATGACAGTAAAACACGAATCCCTGGAAAAACCAGGAGTGGGGTCAGGTAGCTAGGAAAACTAAGCATTTCCTGTTGACGGGTACACGTCCGTCCTGACTTTTCTATCCTGGTCAGAAAGAACGGAGTactccgtagtcaaaatcagtatacaaAAAAGAGATTAACAATtaatatgaaacacatcagacaacattcgacctgGTGACAAgttgtatttaaaaataagttGATTATATTAACAGCAAAATTTGAGAAATCCCCACTTTAAACGGGACAATTGAAACGTCAGTAAAATCATCTTTTTGTCTTTAGTCTGTATTGTTTTAGATATTGATCATGCACAACGCATTCTAtcacatatcaaaataattgCGAGTCATGAAAATAGCATGCGAGCCATAATGGATTCTTGATACCTAGATATGCGATGATGGTGATTAATGGATAACCTACTCATTTTTTGTATCACAGGATGACATCAGCTTCTTCTTCATCAACTTTTCATATTAATGTagcaaaattccattatcacctgcacgtTGTGTGTATGTGTCTCAACCGATACGTGAGAGCATGCTTTTGCCTATAATTATGTTTTTTATTAAACCGGGACAGGCTGCTGTCAAAGAATTCCATGATACAGCGGTTCCAAGAGGGGGTTCAGCAGCCGTATTGAAattcagcatttctcaaattatatCCTCGTTACAATGATCTTATTCCCAAAACACGAAATGCAATCTGTCGTTCGGTCAAATGCGGTCtagttttataccaattgttagtccgttctttacatactgatttaaCTACGGActactacgtttacctgatccagATAGAGGACTTACGGTGGGTTTGACCGTTTAAAAGGGTATGCTTTCTCCCACACACCTGACCctacccctggtgtgtccaagggtctgtgtttgcttTACTCTTAATTTCTTACTCTTTACGGGGTTAAAGAAATTAATTACTTTTCGTTACATTTAATTTGTAGACGAATTGTTAGTTTCTAATTAACTAACAACTAAATCAATGGCTATAGGATCATAATTCAAGACTTTTACCATGACGTACAAATACGTGTGTACGTTACCTTTTGATGAAATTAATTCACGATTTTGTCGCACATTGGATTGGACGAAATACTGAAAAATCAAGTGAATAGAACATTGTTTCCAAGATTAAAAAGCTATATTACTCGCACCAAAGACCGTTTAACGGTCACGGCATATATTTTTGAGGCAAACAAACGATATGTTTTCAATTTGCGCCGAAAATAGAGAATGACCGGGATAAAATACTTCATCGTATATTTGACCACTACCATGGATATCAACGATATTGAACAGCGCAGCAGATgacattagaaatatttgttaGTAAAGTGTGCTCCGAATACAGTGTTAAAGCTATAAGAGCTGATCACATGGATTGCACGGATCAGATTCATGTTGAGACATCTTCATACATGGCTAAAATTGAACTGCCTACAAAATAACAGATTGAAAGTTGTGTCCATGTACAGATAAAATGCGTGCCATGAATACTCTAGATCTGACGAATATAATTCTTATCTGTTTGTTAACCGCTTACAgcaattttataattcaatgcATATGTGTTGTAAATaactatattttatataaaatatatatgcagaGTCTGAATTAAAATTCTAACTTTTCagagaaaatcaaaatcacatTTGCTGTTCAAATTACTTTCTCAACCTTACAACCAATCAGTGTCAAAGTAAGTGAAACTTTAATGTTTAATAGTCAAACAACAATGAAttcaacaaataaaatatatttgagtTGTTAATCAAAGATCTTTGTTGGCTTTTGCTTAAAACTCAAATTATCATTCTATTTCTACAGTATGTCCAGACGGATCTTTTGATGTGAACTGTTCTAAGACGTGTTACCCTGGATTATACGGACAGCAATGTAGCTATGCTTGTCCATCGGAATGTCAGACCACATGTGATCGTGTCACGGGAGACTGTACAGGCGCTTCTCTAGAAACATCAACGTCTTTACATCAACAAAATATGACAACAGAAAATATGATACAAGCCGACGAAGAAACAGTATCATCTTTATCTGAATTGAATTTATCATCATCAGACAATTTTACAAGGTCAGCTGATGTTGAAAATTCCAGAAAACAGATGTCGAAATTGAATACAATTATCTTCATCATGGTCGGTGGAGGGTTGGTAGTTATTGTTTTACTGATCATACTGACTGTCAACGTTGTCATATTCTGCAAACAACATACGAAATCAAACTACAACGATGGCAGAACAGAACAAAAACCAGTTGAGCCCCATTATCAAACTATAGAGGAATCTAATATGGTTCTAGGTGTTTCAGTGTTGACCTCGGAGGATAATTGAGACATGTTCTGTATCAATGGAAAACGTCTGTCTTATATGTTTTCTTATGCATTTGGATTTTCCAACTAATACTTTTCATACGACATTTGGTACCCTGCAGCTGATCATACACCAAATATCTGAAGATTCAGACATTAAACgatatattgttttacacaaAGATGTTGTATTCACTACTGAACGGAAAATGTACTGATAAAGTCATGTTTTGCTGATATTTGCTGATACTTACTG belongs to Ostrea edulis chromosome 7, xbOstEdul1.1, whole genome shotgun sequence and includes:
- the LOC125654533 gene encoding uncharacterized protein LOC125654533 — translated: MHILLINFLFCLDFGTGVLGKWCKENQNHICCSNYFLNLTTNQCQICPDGSFDVNCSKTCYPGLYGQQCSYACPSECQTTCDRVTGDCTGASLETSTSLHQQNMTTENMIQADEETVSSLSELNLSSSDNFTRSADVENSRKQMSKLNTIIFIMVGGGLVVIVLLIILTVNVVIFCKQHTKSNYNDGRTEQKPVEPHYQTIEESNMVLGVSVLTSEDN